One Rhodoferax sp. GW822-FHT02A01 genomic window, GGCAAATGGGTTGGTTTCATTGCTGGGTGCATGGGTCATCGGCAATCCGATTACGAGGTTGGTGCGCTCGTTGAACGCCTTGGATGACAACACCAACATTGGATGTTCGTCCTTCATCTCCGAGCCCACTTGCGGATTGAAATCGATCCAGATCATGTCGCGCCGATCTGGCACCCAGAGCTTGCTCGGAGTCGCCATCAGAACACTTCAGCGCCGACACGGCCAGTCGCCATGACTTCGCCGCCGTGAATGACTGGGTCAAACGCCTTGAGCTTTTGAGCCAACGTCAATTTAGGCTTGCCTACAGTGCGCAAGAACACACCACCCTCAACCACTTCCACTTTGATCGGCAGACCACGGGTAAACCGCGCAGCCTTGGCCACTGGGGCAGTGATACGCACCGCAAGGCCGTTGCCCCACTCCTGGACCGTCTGCTCAACTGAAACTGCTACCGTCATTTGAACACCTCTCTGAAATGTTGATACAAGTTTATACGAGTCCATCCTGTGTGTCAACATGTATCAACCACTCTCTGGGACAAATGCGACCAATAGGCCGCGGCAAGCCCCCTTTTGATTCATCCTGGTCCACAGACTCGGCACGACGCAATAACGAAATCACCGTCGGTGAAACTTTGTCTCGTGAATGGCATTTGCGCCGCGCAGCCGTCTTAGGTCTTCTTCGCCAAAGTCATCAAATTCCTCCACGTCAATCGCCCGATCCATCTGCTCTGGCAGGGACTCCGTCGACTGCATAGAA contains:
- a CDS encoding PbsX family transcriptional regulator, whose protein sequence is MTVAVSVEQTVQEWGNGLAVRITAPVAKAARFTRGLPIKVEVVEGGVFLRTVGKPKLTLAQKLKAFDPVIHGGEVMATGRVGAEVF
- a CDS encoding type II toxin-antitoxin system PemK/MazF family toxin, with amino-acid sequence MATPSKLWVPDRRDMIWIDFNPQVGSEMKDEHPMLVLSSKAFNERTNLVIGLPMTHAPSNETNPFAVKFTSPRGEVCFVLAHQPKSFAWRNRGARPHAWKQVPPTVFESACEELNGIISICV